A DNA window from Eikenella exigua contains the following coding sequences:
- a CDS encoding 4'-phosphopantetheinyl transferase family protein: MPTRLPPPHPLHLYLAAPDCAEHYHAELLDAADCAHLVRYPARAVQTGWQVSRFLKQQAAADGFSGSPNYSGSLSHSGGHAVLAVPSADFPVGVDLERLRPRRFDAWPDWVLHADEASWLQQHAELADYYALWTLKEALLKATGQGLAEMPQTGLRPNGDGGRLCAGDRLWQGAVFLLDGAWLCGVVWPQEVAAEWAWHGFGEWQAVEKQLLYRFV; encoded by the coding sequence ATGCCTACCCGCCTGCCGCCGCCACACCCCCTCCACCTCTATTTGGCCGCGCCCGACTGCGCCGAGCACTACCATGCCGAGCTGCTGGATGCGGCCGACTGCGCCCACCTTGTGCGCTACCCTGCCCGTGCGGTGCAAACCGGCTGGCAGGTGAGCCGTTTTCTCAAGCAGCAGGCGGCGGCCGACGGGTTTTCAGGTAGCCCGAATTATTCGGGCAGCCTCAGCCACAGCGGCGGCCATGCCGTGCTGGCAGTGCCGTCTGCCGATTTTCCCGTGGGCGTGGATTTGGAACGGCTGCGCCCGCGCCGTTTCGATGCCTGGCCGGATTGGGTGCTGCATGCCGACGAAGCGAGCTGGCTGCAACAGCATGCCGAATTGGCCGATTATTATGCTTTGTGGACGCTGAAAGAAGCCTTGCTCAAGGCCACCGGGCAGGGCCTGGCGGAGATGCCGCAAACCGGATTGCGGCCAAACGGGGACGGCGGGCGGCTCTGCGCAGGCGACCGCCTTTGGCAGGGCGCGGTGTTTCTGTTGGACGGAGCTTGGCTGTGCGGCGTGGTGTGGCCGCAGGAAGTGGCGGCGGAATGGGCTTGGCACGGCTTCGGCGAATGGCAGGCGGTGGAAAAGCAGCTGCTTTATCGTTTTGTTTAG
- a CDS encoding class I SAM-dependent methyltransferase, with product MPSAKLIQKLKPALQNPLPPEQDGILLCLDSDNVTGDNAKYMKMYNHLARWYDFGERWIARLRYGNSINETRRSLMGELEWRQDCTALYVSIGTGTDLNHLPANIDPAALDLTGADLSLGMLERCRDVWQKKAAGLDLVHCNAEDLPFADNMFDVVFHVGGINFFSDKQKAINEMLRVAKPGTKIMIADETTDFIQQQYKKSLFTRSYFQDTDFDLTQIENCIPETVQEKKTRLLWNNRFYCITFRKPA from the coding sequence ATGCCTTCCGCCAAGCTCATCCAAAAACTCAAACCCGCCTTACAAAACCCGCTTCCACCCGAACAAGACGGCATCCTGCTGTGCCTCGATTCCGACAACGTAACGGGCGACAACGCCAAATACATGAAAATGTACAACCACCTCGCCCGTTGGTACGATTTCGGCGAACGCTGGATAGCCCGCCTCAGATACGGCAACAGCATCAACGAGACACGGCGCAGCCTGATGGGCGAACTGGAATGGCGGCAGGATTGCACCGCCCTCTACGTCTCCATCGGCACAGGTACCGATTTAAACCACCTGCCCGCCAACATCGACCCCGCCGCGCTGGACTTGACCGGTGCCGACCTGTCGCTCGGCATGTTGGAACGCTGCCGCGACGTGTGGCAGAAAAAAGCGGCAGGCTTGGACTTGGTACACTGCAACGCCGAAGATTTACCCTTTGCCGACAATATGTTCGACGTCGTATTCCATGTGGGCGGCATCAATTTTTTCAGCGACAAACAAAAAGCCATCAACGAAATGCTGCGCGTCGCCAAGCCCGGCACCAAAATCATGATTGCAGACGAAACCACCGACTTCATCCAACAACAATACAAAAAAAGCCTATTCACGCGGAGCTATTTCCAAGACACCGATTTCGACCTGACACAAATCGAAAACTGCATTCCCGAAACCGTACAGGAAAAGAAAACGCGGCTGCTGTGGAACAACCGCTTTTACTGCATTACCTTCCGCAAACCTGCTTGA
- the ybeY gene encoding rRNA maturation RNase YbeY, producing the protein MKTAKRYPFPALLRQRLQLYFADQARLPGSPSEAQFRRWAWQALKSQYRRAEIGLLLLDEETARAYNRDYRQKDYATNVLSFALDEGEQAALAGLSGSMPVLRGDLVICPQVVAREAAEQDKTLEAHFAHLTLHGVLHLMGYDHIEPDESEAMEALEIRLMNQLGYPNPYAQDAD; encoded by the coding sequence ATGAAAACCGCCAAACGTTATCCCTTTCCCGCCCTGTTACGCCAACGCCTGCAGCTGTATTTTGCTGACCAAGCCCGGCTGCCCGGCAGCCCGAGTGAGGCGCAATTCCGCCGCTGGGCATGGCAGGCCCTGAAATCGCAGTACCGCCGTGCCGAAATCGGCCTGCTGCTGCTCGATGAAGAAACCGCCCGCGCCTACAACCGCGACTACCGCCAAAAAGACTACGCCACCAACGTGCTCAGCTTTGCGCTGGATGAAGGCGAGCAGGCCGCTTTGGCCGGGCTTTCAGGTAGCATGCCTGTTTTGCGCGGCGACCTGGTTATCTGCCCGCAGGTGGTGGCGCGCGAGGCTGCCGAACAGGACAAAACCCTAGAAGCACACTTTGCCCACCTCACCCTGCACGGCGTGTTGCACCTGATGGGATACGACCACATCGAGCCCGATGAATCCGAAGCCATGGAGGCACTTGAAATCCGCCTGATGAATCAGTTAGGATACCCCAACCCCTACGCACAGGATGCAGACTGA
- a CDS encoding histidine kinase dimerization/phospho-acceptor domain-containing protein: MPKPWPPTAPPPQFGDNYLYRLVHAVAHLRDELDHRQHIENYVLGLTHELKTPLTAQQAALELLQDSPLSPNQQQLLDRIRRNTEKQK; this comes from the coding sequence ATGCCGAAGCCATGGCCGCCAACCGCCCCGCCACCGCAATTCGGCGACAACTACCTCTACCGCCTCGTCCACGCCGTCGCCCACCTGCGCGACGAACTCGACCACCGCCAACACATTGAAAATTATGTCTTAGGCCTCACCCACGAACTCAAAACCCCGCTCACCGCCCAGCAGGCCGCCCTCGAGCTGCTGCAAGACAGCCCCCTCAGCCCCAACCAGCAGCAGCTGCTCGACCGCATCCGCCGCAACACCGAAAAACAAAAGTAA
- a CDS encoding HlyC/CorC family transporter codes for MDDHPAKPGFFERLFGRLAGDGPDSPEDILVLLRQAREQKIFDEDTQQWLEKIIDFRGLEVRDAMISRAQMDVVKAGDSISRIIAYVVGTTHSRFPVIADDKDNVLGILHAKDLLKYTLNPEQFKLENVLRPAVFVPEGKPLNVLLKEFRDMHNHLAVVVDEYGSISGLVTLEDVIEQILGDIEDEFDEDDSADNIFAVSPDRWRINAVTEIEDVNEFFGTDYSDEEVNTIGGLVIKELGHLPVRGEKAVIGPLQFTVARADNRRLHTLMAVKAKPE; via the coding sequence ATGGACGACCACCCGGCCAAGCCCGGATTTTTTGAACGGCTGTTCGGCCGCCTCGCCGGCGACGGCCCCGATTCCCCCGAAGACATACTCGTCCTGCTGCGCCAAGCGCGCGAACAGAAAATCTTCGATGAAGACACCCAGCAATGGCTGGAAAAAATCATTGATTTCCGCGGGCTGGAAGTGCGCGACGCCATGATCAGCCGCGCCCAGATGGACGTGGTGAAGGCCGGCGACAGCATCAGCCGCATCATCGCCTATGTGGTGGGCACCACCCACTCCCGCTTCCCCGTGATTGCCGACGACAAAGACAACGTGCTCGGCATCCTGCACGCCAAAGACCTGCTCAAATACACCCTCAATCCCGAACAGTTCAAGCTCGAAAACGTGCTGCGCCCGGCCGTGTTTGTGCCCGAGGGCAAGCCGTTGAACGTGTTGCTTAAAGAGTTCCGCGATATGCACAACCACCTGGCCGTGGTGGTGGACGAATACGGCAGCATCAGCGGCCTGGTAACGCTGGAGGATGTAATCGAGCAGATTTTGGGCGACATTGAAGACGAGTTCGACGAAGACGACAGCGCGGATAATATCTTCGCCGTTTCCCCCGACCGCTGGCGCATCAACGCCGTTACCGAAATCGAAGACGTAAACGAATTCTTCGGCACGGACTACAGCGACGAAGAAGTGAACACCATCGGCGGGCTGGTGATTAAAGAGCTTGGCCACCTGCCCGTGCGCGGCGAAAAAGCCGTTATCGGCCCGCTGCAATTCACCGTGGCCCGCGCCGACAACCGCCGCCTGCACACATTGATGGCGGTGAAAGCCAAGCCCGAATAA
- a CDS encoding ATP-binding protein, which yields MAHLAAQAAQESRAALQAKQLHIALNCPPRAIQGDPLLLRQAIDNLLYNAIDFAETGSEIRLSLTRSRNRTELAVYNQGSPVPDYALAKIPQRFYSLPRTDGSRSSGLGLSFTTEIMRLHHGRLMLANRENGMEARLVFPDVKEAT from the coding sequence TTGGCCCATCTCGCCGCCCAAGCCGCCCAAGAAAGCCGCGCCGCCCTGCAAGCCAAACAGCTGCACATCGCCCTCAACTGCCCGCCCCGTGCTATCCAAGGCGATCCGCTGCTGCTGCGCCAAGCCATCGACAACCTGCTTTACAACGCCATTGATTTTGCCGAAACCGGCAGCGAAATCCGCCTCAGTCTCACCCGCAGCCGAAACCGCACCGAACTGGCGGTTTACAACCAAGGCAGCCCCGTTCCCGATTACGCGCTGGCCAAAATCCCCCAACGCTTCTACTCGCTCCCCCGCACCGACGGCAGCCGCAGCAGCGGGCTGGGCTTGAGTTTCACCACCGAAATCATGCGCCTGCACCACGGCCGCCTGATGCTCGCCAACCGCGAAAACGGCATGGAAGCGCGGCTGGTGTTCCCCGATGTGAAAGAGGCTACCTGA
- a CDS encoding DUF808 domain-containing protein: MVFSSLLTLLDDIASVLDDVALMTKVAAKKTAGVVGDDLALNANQVTGVRADRELPIVWAVAKGSLVNKLILIPAALLLSVFAPALITPLLMLGGGYLCFEGVEKLLHKLMHRRDGSAHSVPDELIDENAKIKGAIRTDFILSAEIVIIALGVVAESSLTTQIISLLLIGIGLTIFVYGIVALIVKADDFGFALMRRPATAAVGKAIILFMPWFMRGVSIIGTLAMFLVGGGIFAHNWGALHHWLHEHHWDSGLTSTLAYLITGLVVGAVACAVVLPLMKLWEKRRQN, from the coding sequence ATGGTTTTCTCCTCCCTCCTCACCCTGCTCGACGACATCGCCTCCGTGCTCGACGACGTGGCCTTGATGACCAAAGTGGCCGCCAAAAAAACCGCCGGTGTGGTGGGCGACGATTTGGCGCTCAATGCCAACCAGGTAACCGGCGTGCGCGCCGACCGCGAGCTGCCCATCGTGTGGGCGGTGGCCAAGGGCTCGCTGGTGAACAAGCTGATTCTGATTCCCGCCGCCCTGCTGCTTTCCGTGTTCGCGCCCGCGCTGATTACGCCGCTCTTAATGCTCGGCGGCGGCTATTTGTGTTTCGAAGGCGTGGAAAAACTGCTGCACAAGCTGATGCACCGCCGCGACGGCAGCGCCCACAGCGTGCCCGACGAATTGATAGACGAAAACGCCAAAATCAAAGGCGCCATCCGCACCGACTTCATCCTCTCCGCCGAAATCGTCATCATCGCCCTGGGCGTGGTGGCCGAATCCAGCCTCACCACCCAAATCATCAGCCTGCTGCTCATCGGCATCGGGCTCACCATATTTGTGTATGGCATCGTAGCGCTGATTGTGAAGGCCGACGACTTCGGCTTCGCCCTGATGCGCCGCCCGGCCACCGCCGCCGTAGGCAAAGCCATTATTTTGTTTATGCCGTGGTTTATGCGCGGCGTCAGCATCATCGGCACGCTGGCCATGTTCCTCGTGGGCGGCGGCATTTTTGCCCACAATTGGGGTGCGCTGCACCATTGGCTGCACGAACACCACTGGGACAGCGGCCTCACCAGCACGCTTGCCTACCTAATCACCGGCCTCGTCGTGGGCGCGGTTGCCTGCGCGGTGGTGTTGCCGCTGATGAAATTGTGGGAAAAGCGGCGGCAGAATTGA
- a CDS encoding MAPEG family protein has product MTLAYWCIFFAIFLPIFCAAYAKYRAGFSPADNHNPRAFLAHAQGKAARADAAQQNSYEIFPPFAAAVIIAHVTGNAAQFTINFWALLFVASRIAFIYCYINDKATLRSAMFGVNLLCIVALFIAAI; this is encoded by the coding sequence ATGACTTTAGCCTACTGGTGCATCTTCTTCGCCATTTTCCTGCCCATTTTCTGCGCCGCCTATGCCAAATACCGCGCCGGCTTTTCCCCGGCCGACAACCACAACCCGCGCGCCTTCCTGGCTCATGCCCAAGGCAAGGCCGCCCGCGCCGATGCGGCGCAGCAAAACAGCTACGAAATCTTCCCGCCGTTTGCCGCCGCCGTGATCATCGCCCACGTTACCGGCAACGCCGCCCAGTTCACCATCAACTTCTGGGCGCTGCTCTTCGTGGCCAGCCGCATCGCCTTTATCTATTGCTATATCAACGATAAAGCCACGCTGCGTTCGGCCATGTTCGGCGTGAACCTGCTGTGCATCGTGGCTTTGTTTATTGCGGCAATTTAA
- a CDS encoding DUF6968 family protein has protein sequence MHRIIGYRELRTGTGEAVEITLHQPIFSDEYKAYICQYKISKHDYLDEGRVIGEDMLQAI, from the coding sequence ATGCATAGAATCATAGGATATAGAGAATTACGTACAGGAACTGGCGAAGCTGTTGAGATTACCTTGCATCAGCCCATTTTTTCCGACGAATACAAGGCATATATTTGCCAATATAAAATAAGCAAACATGATTATTTGGATGAGGGCAGGGTAATCGGTGAAGATATGCTGCAAGCTATTTAG
- a CDS encoding low molecular weight protein-tyrosine-phosphatase: MERPVKVLFVCLGNICRSPMAEYLCRSTAAARGLPVHTASAGTSGWHDGEGMHCGSLEILSAEGIDSSGFVSSRVRAQDLADFDYLLAMDDNNLAELEQRFGRHPGKIFKITDLLPDSGYSHVPDPWYTGNFNETRRILTACCTALLDKIEKDLANQS, encoded by the coding sequence ATGGAACGCCCCGTTAAGGTTTTGTTCGTTTGCCTGGGCAATATCTGCCGCTCGCCGATGGCCGAATATCTCTGCCGCAGCACGGCTGCCGCCCGCGGCCTGCCGGTGCACACCGCCAGTGCGGGCACATCTGGCTGGCACGATGGCGAAGGCATGCACTGCGGCAGCCTGGAAATCCTCTCCGCCGAAGGCATCGACAGCAGCGGCTTTGTGAGCAGCCGCGTACGCGCGCAGGATTTGGCCGATTTCGACTACCTGCTGGCCATGGACGACAACAACCTGGCCGAGCTGGAACAACGCTTCGGCCGCCACCCCGGCAAAATCTTCAAGATTACCGACCTTCTGCCCGATAGCGGTTACAGCCACGTTCCCGACCCGTGGTACACCGGCAACTTCAACGAAACCCGCCGCATCCTCACCGCCTGCTGCACCGCGCTGCTGGATAAGATTGAAAAAGATTTGGCCAACCAGTCCTAG
- a CDS encoding winged helix-turn-helix domain-containing protein, with protein MRHQRRELPLTQGEYRLLRTLLHRPGRVFSREELLTAMFGGNRPSDPHTINTHIRALRHKLRAAGIADEHIRTHHGLGYSFNET; from the coding sequence ATCCGCCACCAAAGGCGCGAACTGCCGCTCACGCAGGGCGAATACCGCCTGCTGCGCACCCTGCTTCACCGCCCCGGCCGCGTGTTCAGCCGCGAAGAACTGCTCACCGCCATGTTCGGCGGCAACCGCCCCTCCGACCCCCACACCATCAACACCCACATCCGCGCCCTGCGCCACAAACTGCGCGCAGCCGGCATCGCCGACGAACACATCCGTACCCATCACGGGCTGGGGTACAGTTTTAACGAAACCTGA
- a CDS encoding Ldh family oxidoreductase yields MQTIKKIDAAALRAFTEAAFKAYGFVPEEAAQITDVLVAADLCGVDTHGSQRLEMYRQHINGGFVHIGAKPETVFETPVSAVVDGHAAMGQLVSRYAMQIAIDKAKQNGIGMVSVRNSNHYGIAAYYSSMAASQGLVGISMTNSFPIVVPTYGRTPMMGTNPIAVAIPASPTDFSLDAATSVVAFGKPEVYLKKGLTAPLGWAINSQGVDETDPQIIVECVRQGLGGGMYPLGGSSELFGSHKGYGYAVLVEFFSACLSQGTTSNHTMKNSHAGICHYFAAFNPEIFGDAQAIRSHFSAYLQELRESAKAAGQERIYIHGEKEAECCRERKQSGIPILPKTLDEMRRLAEELGLPFEW; encoded by the coding sequence ATGCAAACGATTAAAAAAATTGATGCTGCAGCCCTACGTGCGTTCACCGAGGCCGCCTTTAAGGCTTACGGCTTCGTGCCGGAAGAAGCGGCGCAGATTACCGATGTGCTGGTAGCCGCCGACCTCTGCGGTGTGGACACGCACGGTTCGCAGCGGCTGGAAATGTACCGTCAGCACATCAATGGTGGCTTCGTACACATTGGCGCCAAACCGGAAACTGTGTTTGAAACGCCCGTATCGGCAGTAGTGGACGGCCACGCCGCCATGGGGCAGCTCGTATCGCGCTATGCCATGCAGATTGCCATCGACAAGGCCAAACAAAACGGCATCGGCATGGTGTCGGTGCGCAATTCCAACCACTACGGCATCGCCGCCTACTACAGCAGCATGGCCGCCAGCCAAGGCCTAGTGGGCATTTCCATGACTAACTCCTTCCCCATCGTGGTGCCCACCTACGGCCGCACCCCGATGATGGGCACCAACCCCATCGCCGTGGCCATTCCCGCCAGCCCGACCGATTTCAGCCTCGATGCCGCCACCTCTGTGGTTGCTTTCGGCAAACCCGAGGTATACCTCAAAAAAGGCTTAACCGCTCCGCTTGGCTGGGCAATTAACAGCCAGGGCGTGGACGAAACCGACCCGCAGATTATTGTGGAATGCGTGCGCCAAGGGCTGGGCGGTGGCATGTATCCCTTGGGCGGCAGCAGCGAGCTGTTTGGCAGCCACAAAGGCTATGGTTATGCCGTGCTGGTGGAATTCTTCTCCGCCTGCCTCTCGCAAGGCACCACTTCCAACCACACCATGAAAAACAGCCATGCCGGCATCTGCCACTATTTCGCTGCCTTCAACCCGGAAATCTTCGGCGATGCCCAAGCTATCCGCAGCCATTTCAGCGCCTACCTGCAAGAGCTGCGCGAATCGGCAAAAGCCGCCGGCCAAGAGCGGATTTACATCCACGGCGAAAAAGAAGCCGAATGCTGCCGCGAACGCAAACAAAGCGGCATCCCCATCCTGCCCAAAACGCTGGACGAAATGCGCCGCTTGGCCGAAGAACTTGGACTGCCGTTTGAGTGGTAG
- a CDS encoding aldehyde dehydrogenase family protein, with protein MAKNLNVFDREYGLLINGEWTKPGNLLESHNPANGELLAKFTDATDAGVDAAVAAAQAAFKTWRKTTTAERAAILNKIADVIDENAELFALQETLDNGKPIRETRAADIPLASDHFRYFASVIRGEEGSANQLDEEDLSIVLREPIGVVGQIIPWNFPFLMAAWKIAPALAAGCTIVIHPSSSTSLSLLSFAQKVNHLLPKGVLNVITGKGSKSGEYMLHHKGFNKLAFTGSTEVGRRVGIAAAELLIPSTLELGGKSANIFFDDMPFDKALEGAQKGILFNQGQVCCAGSRIFVQEGIYDKFVAALSEEFKKVKVGLPWEDDTQMGAQVNAGQLNTILKYVQIGEQEGCRIITGGKKVEGELGKGEFVEPTLIAADSNNSRIAQEEIFGPVATMIKFKTEEEVIQLANDSEYGLGGGVWTRDINRALRVSRALETGRVWVNCYNRLPAGAPFGGYKTSGIGRETHKMMLEAYTQVKNIYISTREEREGMY; from the coding sequence ATGGCTAAAAATCTGAACGTTTTCGACCGCGAATACGGTCTGCTCATCAATGGCGAGTGGACAAAGCCCGGCAATCTGCTGGAATCGCACAACCCCGCCAACGGCGAGCTCTTGGCTAAATTCACCGACGCCACCGACGCCGGTGTGGATGCCGCTGTGGCCGCTGCACAGGCTGCGTTTAAAACCTGGCGCAAAACCACCACCGCCGAGCGCGCCGCCATTCTGAACAAAATTGCCGATGTGATTGATGAGAATGCCGAACTTTTCGCCCTGCAGGAAACGCTCGATAACGGCAAACCCATCCGTGAAACCCGCGCTGCCGACATTCCATTGGCCTCCGACCACTTCCGCTATTTCGCCAGCGTAATTCGCGGCGAAGAAGGCAGCGCCAACCAACTGGATGAAGAAGATCTCTCCATCGTATTGCGCGAGCCCATCGGCGTGGTTGGCCAAATCATTCCGTGGAACTTCCCCTTCCTCATGGCTGCCTGGAAAATTGCTCCCGCGCTGGCCGCTGGCTGCACCATCGTTATCCACCCCTCTTCCAGCACCTCACTGAGCCTGCTCTCCTTTGCCCAAAAAGTAAACCACCTGCTGCCCAAAGGCGTGCTCAACGTGATTACCGGCAAAGGCAGCAAATCCGGCGAATACATGCTGCACCACAAAGGCTTCAACAAGCTCGCCTTCACCGGCTCCACCGAAGTGGGCCGCCGCGTGGGCATCGCCGCTGCCGAGCTGCTGATTCCTTCTACTCTGGAATTGGGCGGCAAATCTGCCAACATCTTCTTCGACGACATGCCTTTCGACAAAGCCTTGGAAGGCGCGCAAAAAGGTATTTTGTTCAACCAAGGCCAAGTGTGCTGTGCCGGTTCGCGCATTTTCGTGCAGGAAGGCATTTACGACAAATTCGTAGCCGCCCTGTCTGAAGAGTTCAAGAAAGTGAAAGTCGGCCTGCCTTGGGAAGACGACACCCAAATGGGCGCCCAAGTGAACGCCGGCCAGCTCAACACCATCCTGAAGTATGTGCAAATCGGCGAACAAGAAGGCTGCCGCATCATTACCGGCGGTAAAAAAGTAGAAGGCGAGCTGGGCAAAGGCGAATTTGTTGAGCCCACCCTGATTGCTGCCGACAGCAACAACAGCCGCATCGCCCAAGAAGAAATCTTCGGCCCGGTAGCCACCATGATTAAATTCAAAACCGAAGAAGAAGTTATCCAGCTGGCCAACGACAGCGAATACGGCCTCGGCGGCGGCGTGTGGACGCGCGACATCAACCGCGCCCTGCGCGTATCCCGCGCCCTGGAAACCGGCCGCGTGTGGGTGAACTGCTACAACCGCCTGCCCGCCGGCGCCCCCTTCGGCGGCTACAAAACTTCCGGCATCGGCCGCGAAACCCACAAAATGATGCTCGAAGCCTACACCCAGGTGAAAAATATCTACATCAGCACTCGCGAAGAGCGCGAAGGCATGTATTAA
- a CDS encoding alpha/beta hydrolase, which produces MQLTQEWDKIFPLSNKVEHHKVTFRNCYGITLVGDLYVPKNIRSGQKLPAIAVAGAFGAVKEQSSGLYAQAMAERGFVTLAFDPSYLGESGGEPRNMASPDINTEDYSAAVDFLGLQNFVNRDEIGILGICGLGGMALNAAVSDTRIKAVATNTMYDMTRVMANGYEINMKQNAQGSYDRAQPQMNVEARYQTKVQLNNGRWEAAQNGYATLSPANNLDPAKDITADTPKFIAEYANFYRTKRGFHPRAVNSNPQGSWANTVPLAFINMPILQRAGELRTPALIVHGEKAHSRYFSEDMFKSLGSKNKELYIVPGANHTDLYDNTRGKIPFDKFEQFFKANLH; this is translated from the coding sequence ATGCAGCTTACCCAAGAATGGGACAAAATTTTCCCCCTGTCCAATAAAGTGGAGCACCACAAAGTTACCTTCCGCAACTGCTACGGTATTACATTGGTTGGTGATTTATATGTGCCGAAAAATATCCGTTCAGGTCAGAAACTGCCCGCAATTGCGGTGGCCGGCGCGTTCGGCGCGGTGAAGGAGCAATCCAGCGGTTTATATGCCCAAGCGATGGCAGAACGTGGTTTTGTAACCTTGGCATTTGACCCGTCCTACCTCGGTGAATCCGGCGGCGAACCGCGCAATATGGCCTCGCCCGACATCAATACCGAAGATTACAGCGCTGCTGTCGATTTTCTCGGCCTGCAAAACTTCGTGAACCGCGATGAAATCGGCATCTTGGGCATCTGCGGCTTGGGCGGCATGGCACTGAACGCGGCGGTATCCGACACGCGCATTAAGGCCGTCGCCACCAACACCATGTACGACATGACCCGCGTGATGGCCAACGGCTACGAAATCAACATGAAGCAGAACGCACAAGGCAGCTACGACCGCGCCCAGCCGCAAATGAATGTCGAAGCGCGCTACCAAACGAAAGTGCAATTGAACAACGGCCGCTGGGAAGCCGCGCAAAACGGCTACGCCACTCTTTCGCCCGCCAACAACCTTGACCCGGCAAAAGACATCACCGCCGACACGCCGAAATTCATCGCCGAATATGCCAATTTCTACCGCACCAAACGCGGCTTCCATCCCCGCGCTGTGAATTCCAATCCGCAAGGTTCGTGGGCAAACACAGTGCCGCTGGCATTCATCAATATGCCCATCCTGCAACGTGCCGGCGAATTGCGCACCCCCGCTTTAATCGTACACGGTGAAAAAGCTCACTCACGCTATTTCAGCGAAGACATGTTCAAATCTCTGGGCAGCAAAAACAAAGAGCTGTACATCGTGCCGGGTGCGAACCACACGGATTTGTATGACAACACTCGAGGCAAGATTCCGTTTGATAAGTTTGAGCAGTTCTTTAAAGCAAATCTGCATTAA
- a CDS encoding LysR family transcriptional regulator, producing MDKLNALKHFCSAAETLQFRETALRLSVSPQVVTRVIAELEQHLGEQLFTRNTRNIHLTEFGAAFLPRAQQLLADSENLFSAAKEKDEIRGIVRITVPQWNDNNRILTRLLEKCADYPELHIDWRSNNAKLNAVENQLDIGIRIGTQAEDLMIVRKICDTTDKIVASPAYLARHGTPQSLDELTGRFPASSLINANTNRPWGWPLNSEMHVFPKNIRFITDDPANELAAALAGSVAAYIPEHLCRIHLQNGELVELFPEIPRRPWQLYIYRPQRTVTSGRVLKVFDWLTEVLREMYDKEAT from the coding sequence ATGGATAAACTCAACGCCCTAAAACACTTCTGCTCCGCCGCCGAGACCCTGCAATTCCGCGAGACCGCGCTGCGCCTGTCCGTTTCGCCGCAGGTGGTAACGCGTGTGATTGCCGAATTGGAACAACACCTCGGCGAACAGCTTTTTACCCGCAACACACGCAATATCCACCTGACCGAGTTTGGCGCAGCCTTCCTGCCGCGTGCCCAGCAGCTCCTTGCCGACAGCGAAAACCTGTTTTCTGCCGCCAAAGAAAAAGACGAGATACGCGGCATTGTCCGCATTACCGTACCGCAGTGGAACGATAACAACCGCATACTCACCCGCCTGCTGGAAAAATGCGCCGACTATCCCGAACTTCATATCGATTGGCGCAGCAACAACGCCAAACTTAACGCGGTGGAAAACCAACTCGACATCGGCATCCGCATCGGCACACAGGCGGAAGATTTGATGATTGTCCGCAAAATCTGCGACACCACCGACAAAATCGTCGCCTCCCCCGCCTATCTCGCCCGCCACGGCACGCCGCAAAGCCTAGACGAATTAACCGGCCGTTTTCCTGCATCGTCGCTCATTAACGCCAACACCAACCGCCCGTGGGGCTGGCCGCTCAACTCAGAAATGCACGTTTTTCCAAAAAACATCCGTTTCATCACAGACGACCCTGCCAACGAACTCGCCGCCGCACTGGCAGGCAGCGTTGCCGCCTATATCCCGGAACATCTGTGCCGAATCCACCTGCAAAACGGCGAACTGGTGGAACTCTTTCCCGAAATCCCGCGCCGCCCGTGGCAACTCTACATCTACCGCCCGCAACGCACAGTAACTTCCGGGCGCGTGTTAAAGGTATTCGACTGGCTGACGGAAGTATTGCGGGAAATGTATGATAAAGAGGCTACCTGA